One segment of Scyliorhinus torazame isolate Kashiwa2021f chromosome 14, sScyTor2.1, whole genome shotgun sequence DNA contains the following:
- the LOC140390327 gene encoding hepatic and glial cell adhesion molecule-like isoform X1, protein MRFRVFAQMTIFILFFLHLSQLQPGSFSAQVTRNSWVAATGSSILLPGTDKEFANLHWEFSNPSRTLPILDCGKDYQEIYDQYKTRVELNKSDGSLLLKDLHEADSGKYKITVDLDPSRTRILTLTVLDPLSIPHISGNGSLESHTITLICVVQSGIANSVRWTRGGLALPDDERYWLSEGNSTLTISNAQESDTGYYTCTFSNLVSQSNNSYQLTVKGHEIRTHLGLILPFGLCASVFLLVLRYGEYSCDLPTMPSPKPCEKSFTTKNFNRTNFFFKHKPIEVEVVNFIILFFICFK, encoded by the exons CACAGGTGACAAGAAACAGCTGGGTGGCTGCCACAGGTTCCTCCATTCTATTACCGGGAACTGATAAAGAATTCGCTAATCTTCACTGGGAATTCTCGAATCCCAGCAGGACTCTTCCCATTTTAGATTGTGGTAAAGACTATCAAGAAATATACGATCAGTACAAGACTCGAGTTGAATTGAACAAATCAGATGGATCATTATTGCTAAAAGATTTACACGAGGCGGACAGTGGTAAATACAAAATCACGGTGGACTTGGACCCGAGCAGGACCAGGATACTAACTCTTACTGTGCTCG ATCCTCTCTCCATACCCCACATCTCCGGAAATGGCAGCCTCGAGAGCCACACAATTACGCTGAtctgtgtggtgcagagtgggataGCCAATTCCGTCCGGTGGACCAGAGGAGGGCTCGCACTCCCAGATGATGAGCGTTATTGGCTGTCGGAGGGCAACAGTACTTTAACCATCAGCAATGCACAGGAATCAGACACTGGCTATTATACCTGCACTTTTTCAAACCTAGTCAGTCAAAGCAACAACAGCTATCAGTTGACCGTCAAGG GCCATGAAATCAGAACGCACCTTGGGCTAATTCTACCTTTTGGTCTGTGTGCATCAGTGTTCCTACTTGTTCTCCGATATGGTGAGTATTCATGTGACTTGCCAACTATGCCATCTCCTAAACCATGTGAAAAATCCTTTACAACCAAGAATTTTAATAGAACAAATTTTTTTTTCAAACATAAACCAATCGAGGTTGAAGTTGTAAACttcattattttattttttatttgttttaaataa